A genomic stretch from Bos mutus isolate GX-2022 chromosome 4, NWIPB_WYAK_1.1, whole genome shotgun sequence includes:
- the FERD3L gene encoding fer3-like protein, translating into MAAFPESCVDATVLDFVADLSLASPGHPLLCDLTPRVPYGNHQDLVLRDGRPRSLARFEEEDPEEEGEGEEGENEEEEEHGRGASLLGRPKRKRVITYAQRQAANIRERKRMFNLNEAFDQLRRKVPTFAYEKRLSRIETLRLAIVYISFMTELLESLEKERD; encoded by the coding sequence ATGGCAGCCTTTCCCGAGAGCTGCGTGGACGCCACCGTCCTGGACTTCGTCGCAGACCTATCCCTAGCCTCCCCGGGGCACCCTCTCCTCTGCGACTTGACACCTAGGGTCCCCTATGGGAACCACCAGGACCTTGTGCTCCGAGACGGAAGACCCAGGAGTCTGGCGCGTTTTGAGGAAGAGGATCCagaagaggagggggaaggagaagagggggaaaacgaggaggaagaggagcacGGGAGAGGCGCCTCCCTACTGGGCCGCCCCAAGAGGAAAAGAGTGATCACCTACGCCCAGCGCCAAGCAGCCAACATCCGCGAGAGGAAGCGGATGTTCAACCTCAACGAGGCCTTCGATCAGCTGCGGAGGAAGGTGCCCACTTTCGCTTACGAGAAGAGGCTCTCCCGGATCGAGACTCTACGCCTGGCCATTGTCTACATCTCCTTCATGACCGAGCTCTTGGagagcttggagaaggaaagagactgA